In the Sphingobacterium sp. PCS056 genome, TAGAGAATCCATTATAGAGACACCATGCTTACTCATCATCCAGAAGGACAATGTGCATCATTGGGAGCTGGTCAATCCGGTAAAGGGTTTTGTGCTATTGATAAAAGATGCTTTTGTGAGCCAAAGTTTGGATCTTGAAATCAATAGATTGGTCAATACTATTTGTCGATATGATACGATATACTTTGATAAACCTGATATTTTTGAAAATCTCTTAAGAATTTTAGCTGTGGAGGATAATAAAATTTGCCAAGAAGGCTTGTTTAAAGCTTTCTTGGCAAAAGTATTAGAATATAAAGCCAGTTCAAAACAGGCTAAATCTACGCAGCAAAATCTTTATGACCGATTCTGTGACTTACTCAACAAGGAGATCAGAGTGGTAAACCACGTCGCTTACTACGCTTCTCAGTTGAATACGAGCCCACAAAACCTCAGTGCTAACTGCAAGACCAATGCTGATCTAACGGCTTCGCAGGTATTAGCAGGATATATCATCAAGGAAGCCAAAAGACTGTTGTTCTACACGGCAAATTCGATATCAGAGGTTGCATTTGACTTAGGTTTTTCTGATAAATCAAATTTTTCTAAGTACTTTAAGCGTTATACAGGTATGACTCCTTCTGAATTCAAAAAACAAGAAAACTAGAATTCTTTTTCTCCAAATTCGCTTTTCGGAAGTTTAAATAACTTATTCAGTTTATGCATATTGAAGCTTAGATTAAGCAAAACTATATTTTTTTCATAAATGTAGTTTGTCGTGGTATAGAAGTCATGGGAGTAGGTGGTAATCCGTTGTTCGTTTACACCCCAGTCACCGAGTTCAATAAATTGCCATTGCAATTGAGCCGTGAGTGCTCCCTTCCAAAAAGCTTTACTTAAATTAAAGTTCGGTACGATAAATCGGGAATCCATACCCTGTACTGTGGGTTTTTCTGATAAATAATTGATCTGCAGTCCTGTACTCCAGTTTTTTAAGAAATCAGCTTGAATGCCGGCATTAATGGAATATACCCAGTCCTGATTTGTTCTGGTATCTTGATCATTTAATACCTGTCCAGAAATTTTGTAGTGATATACATTAAGTCCGCCATTCACCTTTAACCATGAAATCAATCGAATTTCGCCACCGATGTCTGCACCATATCGAGAGGCATAATCGGCATTGGTAAAAACACGGTGGAGAATGGTATCTGCATATACGGAATTTACTCTTTGGATCGGATTTTTAGTGTGTTGGTAATAACCGTTCAAAAAAACACTTCCTGTTTTTAGTTTTTTGATCAGTCCAGTTTCAGTATTTACCGTGAACTCCGGTAATAATTCCGGATCGCCTTGTTCTAGAGTTTCGGAGTGTTCCCGTTCTGGAATAGGATTCAGTTCAAAGTTATTGTTACGTTGCACCCGTCTGGATGCTGCTACTTTCCATGACCAACCGGATCCCAAATCGTGCATTAAATTAAAGGTTGGGTATAATTGATGGATAGCATATGGATATTTCTGATTGTTATGCAGTAAATATAAATCGCGTTGGTAATATTCGTAGCGGAGACCTAGAGACAGCTGGATAGCTGAAAATTGCTGATTATACTGTGTGAAAATAGCATGTACACGGTTGGTCGCGGTTAGTTTACCGGTAAATTCTGGAACTAATTGTTGGTTGCTGCTACCATTTTGAGAAGCGTAATAGTCGAAACTTCCTTTTTGATTATCGTTTCTTAGCTGGTAACCGGTCGATAACTCCTGATGATCAGATTTCCAGGTGTGCTGTAGGGAAAGTCTTAATCCATGAAGTGGATTTTTATACTTATTGTGGGTCCACTGTACTGTATCTACATCACGTTCGATATTTCCATTTTTGGTTGAGCCATAAATATGAGCATATTCGTAGATAACACCCATTTGAAGGGAATTAGCGGTGTTGATTTTATATTCATAATTAAAATCAAACATGTAAAATTCTCCTTGTTTATTCTGGAGATTAGAATTGAAATAGTCTGTTCGTGCTATTTCCTCTCCTGTAGATGGACGGATGGTCCTGTTATTATAGTAAATATCGGCAAGTCGATCTTGAAATTTTCGGGAAGCTAGTATACCTAAGCTCACAGCATGTTTGTCGGATAGATCATAAGTACCATTCAACCTAATGCCAAAGTTGTATTTATCAAAACTTCTTTCACCTTTTGAAGGGAAAAAGGTCTGACGGTCTCCAATGACTGTATTGACATCACCTTCCCGAAATCCAGCATTGTCATTTCTGAGATAATTTGCAGCAGCATTTAATGCTAATTTTTTCTTTTTGTATTGGAAACCAATGTCGCCTCCAAAACGCTTTTGCGGTTCACGATTATGATAGTCATCTATACTCGGTAAACCGGCTTGAAGATTGACTAACCAGGAAAATCCAGCGGCAGTAGATTTTTTTGTTTTTAGATTGATGATGCCACCTTTGCCATCCGGATCAAACTGGGCGGTGGGACTGGTGATATATTCTACTTCGGTGACATCGTTGGCCGCTATTTGATTTAAGATAGTTCCAGGATCCAGGAAAGAGGGTTTCCCATTTATTAATACAATGACACCCGTATTACCACGCATACTGATATGGCCACTCGCATCAACCGATGCAGAAGGTAAATTTTTTACAATATCCAATGCAGTGCCACCAGTGGCATTTTTGTATTGACTTGCCATATACGCCTGTCTATCACTACTGTGTTTTTGTGTTGCTGTATTAGCAATAATGGTTACTTCTTGAAGATTTTGTCCAGCTGCAGCCAGTAATAGAGTTCCAATATGGATTTTCTTTTGGTCCTTGATTTCAATAGACCGGTGTATTTGTTTGTAACCGATGAATTTGACATTGATTTTGTATTTTCCCTTCTTGATATTGGAAAATCGAAAAGCTCCAAGTGAATCTGTCATCATTCCATCGATTACTTTGTTGTCGACATCGAGTAGACCGATA is a window encoding:
- a CDS encoding AraC family transcriptional regulator codes for the protein MQFRKIIHYNWLMAMDKKKIAIKDKLEVQRLIKVVDFDLSKNITRPHKHNGYLELVFLSSTSGNHIIDGRESIIETPCLLIIQKDNVHHWELVNPVKGFVLLIKDAFVSQSLDLEINRLVNTICRYDTIYFDKPDIFENLLRILAVEDNKICQEGLFKAFLAKVLEYKASSKQAKSTQQNLYDRFCDLLNKEIRVVNHVAYYASQLNTSPQNLSANCKTNADLTASQVLAGYIIKEAKRLLFYTANSISEVAFDLGFSDKSNFSKYFKRYTGMTPSEFKKQEN
- a CDS encoding TonB-dependent receptor, which produces MIRYLIALYFLLTVQFGIAQSIKLSGQVKDSLSNSPIPYASIGLLDVDNKVIDGMMTDSLGAFRFSNIKKGKYKINVKFIGYKQIHRSIEIKDQKKIHIGTLLLAAAGQNLQEVTIIANTATQKHSSDRQAYMASQYKNATGGTALDIVKNLPSASVDASGHISMRGNTGVIVLINGKPSFLDPGTILNQIAANDVTEVEYITSPTAQFDPDGKGGIINLKTKKSTAAGFSWLVNLQAGLPSIDDYHNREPQKRFGGDIGFQYKKKKLALNAAANYLRNDNAGFREGDVNTVIGDRQTFFPSKGERSFDKYNFGIRLNGTYDLSDKHAVSLGILASRKFQDRLADIYYNNRTIRPSTGEEIARTDYFNSNLQNKQGEFYMFDFNYEYKINTANSLQMGVIYEYAHIYGSTKNGNIERDVDTVQWTHNKYKNPLHGLRLSLQHTWKSDHQELSTGYQLRNDNQKGSFDYYASQNGSSNQQLVPEFTGKLTATNRVHAIFTQYNQQFSAIQLSLGLRYEYYQRDLYLLHNNQKYPYAIHQLYPTFNLMHDLGSGWSWKVAASRRVQRNNNFELNPIPEREHSETLEQGDPELLPEFTVNTETGLIKKLKTGSVFLNGYYQHTKNPIQRVNSVYADTILHRVFTNADYASRYGADIGGEIRLISWLKVNGGLNVYHYKISGQVLNDQDTRTNQDWVYSINAGIQADFLKNWSTGLQINYLSEKPTVQGMDSRFIVPNFNLSKAFWKGALTAQLQWQFIELGDWGVNEQRITTYSHDFYTTTNYIYEKNIVLLNLSFNMHKLNKLFKLPKSEFGEKEF